Proteins encoded together in one Microbacterium oxydans window:
- a CDS encoding DedA family protein — MPTDLLTASLAGPWSLALMCLLVVGDAFFVVLPGEIAVTALGALAATTGTPPLWAVVVCAAAAATVGDACCYLIGRLVGTERWRWMRAPRVQQALSWARRRLDGGMATVLFTARFVPFARLAINLVAGASRIHPPRYLALVALAATGWALYQAAVGAAVAAILPGGPLVAVPVSIVIAIGLGVLIDLAVRRTRG, encoded by the coding sequence GTGCCGACCGATCTTCTGACCGCATCCCTCGCCGGCCCGTGGAGTCTCGCGCTGATGTGTCTGCTCGTGGTCGGGGATGCGTTCTTCGTCGTCCTGCCCGGAGAGATCGCCGTGACCGCGTTGGGCGCGCTGGCCGCGACGACGGGGACGCCCCCGCTCTGGGCCGTGGTCGTGTGCGCGGCCGCCGCCGCGACGGTCGGCGATGCGTGCTGCTACCTGATCGGACGGCTGGTCGGCACGGAGCGCTGGCGCTGGATGCGCGCGCCCCGGGTGCAGCAGGCCCTCTCCTGGGCGCGGCGTCGCCTGGACGGGGGCATGGCCACGGTGCTGTTCACCGCCCGCTTCGTGCCCTTCGCCCGGCTCGCGATCAACCTCGTCGCCGGAGCCTCGCGGATCCATCCTCCGCGCTATCTCGCCCTCGTCGCGCTGGCCGCCACCGGGTGGGCGCTCTACCAGGCGGCGGTGGGTGCGGCCGTCGCAGCGATCCTCCCCGGCGGACCGCTCGTCGCCGTGCCGGTGTCGATCGTGATCGCCATCGGTCTCGGGGTGCTGATCGACCTCGCCGTACGACGCACCAGAGGGTGA
- a CDS encoding FMN reductase yields the protein MTTRRIAVVAAGLSNPSSTRMLADRLAAETVKALAEHDIEASVDVIELRDYAHDITNNMLTGFAPAALETAINTVVSADALIAVTPIFSTSYSGLFKSFIDVLDPDALSGKPVLIGANAGTARHSLAIDYAIRPLFAYLHAEAVSTGVFAASSDWGGAGDDVAPLGKRVEKGARELADAIARRQETAVVDPYDPATYLGEGRSFGHMLGGLAGE from the coding sequence ATGACCACGCGTCGCATCGCCGTCGTCGCGGCGGGCCTGTCGAACCCGTCGTCCACCCGGATGCTCGCTGATCGCCTCGCGGCCGAGACCGTGAAGGCGCTCGCCGAGCACGACATCGAGGCCAGCGTCGACGTGATCGAGCTGCGCGACTACGCGCACGACATCACGAACAACATGCTGACGGGGTTCGCGCCGGCGGCGCTGGAGACCGCGATCAACACGGTGGTGTCGGCCGACGCCCTCATCGCCGTGACCCCGATCTTCTCGACCAGCTACTCCGGACTCTTCAAGTCGTTCATCGACGTGCTCGACCCGGACGCCCTGAGCGGGAAGCCGGTGCTGATCGGCGCGAACGCCGGTACCGCACGGCACTCCCTCGCGATCGACTACGCGATCCGTCCCCTGTTCGCCTACCTGCACGCGGAAGCCGTCTCGACCGGCGTGTTCGCGGCGTCGAGTGACTGGGGCGGCGCGGGCGACGACGTCGCCCCGCTCGGCAAGCGGGTCGAGAAGGGCGCGCGCGAGCTCGCCGACGCGATCGCGCGTCGGCAGGAGACCGCCGTCGTCGATCCCTACGACCCCGCGACGTACCTGGGTGAGGGGCGTTCCTTCGGGCACATGCTGGGCGGTCTCGCCGGCGAGTGA
- a CDS encoding FAD-binding oxidoreductase, translating to MPTHPALVALQEQLTGTLLLPDDVDYETARRPWNLAIEQRPAAVAAPADVDDLRMLLDAARRSGLRLAVQPRGHGASGDLSGAVLVRMHAFDALEIDAERGVLTVGAGVRWGRVVDALEGSGWVAPAGTSPVVSVAGYTVGGGHSWFSRTAGLGSDNLRAAWVLRTDGTHERVDDAADPDLLWALRGAGGLVGIVTALEIELVPAPDVWGANLTFDVADAPAVVRAVRDLAASAPSTLNVFVNSMRMPDAPQLPEEIRGRSFLTVQALSVDGPQEALIDAVRRAGGVRRDVTGPTSPAALAAASNEPTDPTPSRGASMALTVLDDATIDALLDFRELPEQWPLMGIDIRMLGGALDAPRRSGFASLESAGWLLHALAPVIPGVPTEPGDASLEAFRELLRPDEAAQTVTTFLEPGQTLDRCGSADDIARLRELRARFDPERVLHDGRLPG from the coding sequence ATGCCCACACACCCCGCGCTCGTCGCGCTTCAGGAGCAGTTGACCGGCACCCTCCTCCTTCCCGATGACGTCGACTACGAGACGGCCCGTCGGCCGTGGAATCTCGCGATCGAGCAGCGCCCCGCGGCCGTCGCCGCGCCCGCCGATGTGGACGACCTCCGGATGCTGCTCGACGCGGCCCGCCGGTCCGGTCTGCGCCTGGCCGTGCAGCCTCGCGGGCACGGAGCGTCGGGCGACCTGAGCGGTGCGGTGCTCGTGCGCATGCACGCCTTCGACGCTCTCGAGATCGACGCCGAGCGCGGAGTCCTCACGGTCGGCGCCGGCGTGCGCTGGGGCCGGGTCGTCGATGCGCTGGAAGGCAGCGGGTGGGTGGCGCCCGCCGGCACCAGTCCCGTCGTGAGCGTCGCCGGATACACCGTGGGCGGCGGTCACTCCTGGTTCAGCCGCACCGCGGGCCTCGGCTCCGACAACCTGCGCGCGGCCTGGGTGCTGCGCACCGACGGCACGCACGAGCGTGTCGATGACGCCGCCGACCCCGACCTCCTGTGGGCCCTGCGCGGGGCGGGAGGCCTCGTCGGGATCGTGACGGCGCTCGAGATCGAGCTGGTCCCGGCGCCCGACGTCTGGGGAGCGAATCTCACGTTCGACGTGGCCGACGCTCCCGCCGTCGTCCGGGCCGTTCGCGACCTCGCCGCCTCCGCGCCCTCGACGTTGAACGTCTTCGTCAACTCGATGCGGATGCCGGACGCCCCGCAGCTCCCCGAGGAGATCAGGGGGCGCAGCTTCCTCACGGTCCAGGCGCTGTCCGTCGACGGCCCGCAGGAGGCGCTGATCGACGCGGTGCGCCGTGCGGGCGGCGTGCGCCGCGACGTCACCGGACCCACGTCCCCGGCGGCTCTCGCGGCCGCGTCGAACGAGCCGACCGATCCCACGCCGAGCCGCGGCGCATCGATGGCGCTCACCGTGCTCGACGATGCGACCATCGACGCGCTCCTCGACTTCCGGGAGCTGCCGGAGCAGTGGCCGCTCATGGGCATCGACATCCGGATGCTGGGTGGCGCACTGGACGCTCCTCGACGCTCGGGGTTCGCGTCGCTGGAGTCGGCCGGGTGGCTGCTGCACGCGCTCGCACCGGTGATCCCCGGTGTGCCGACCGAACCGGGGGACGCGAGTCTGGAGGCGTTCCGGGAGCTGTTGCGTCCCGACGAGGCCGCGCAGACCGTGACGACGTTCCTGGAGCCCGGGCAGACGCTCGACCGCTGCGGTTCCGCCGACGACATCGCCCGCCTCCGCGAGCTGCGCGCGCGATTCGATCCGGAGCGGGTGCTCCATGACGGTCGGCTGCCCGGCTGA
- a CDS encoding response regulator, with product MIRTLIVDDDALTLELHRDYVARLDGFVAAGECSSARAALTAVLERPGADAFDLVLLDITMPDGSGIDVLRALRTRAAATDVIAITGVRDADTVRQMAALGVFQYLVKPFPFAVFRERMEQYRAHRDQARTTEGEATQAEIDALLGRSTGTITVPKGLSAATLDRVRAALRTDGPLSASEAAERLGMSRVSVRRYLEHLVAAGVVTRGARYGGRGRPETEYDWKRPSAPSM from the coding sequence ATGATCCGCACGCTGATCGTGGACGACGACGCCCTGACGCTCGAACTGCACCGCGACTACGTGGCACGCCTGGACGGGTTCGTCGCCGCCGGGGAATGCAGCAGCGCACGTGCCGCTCTCACCGCGGTGCTCGAACGACCAGGGGCCGACGCGTTCGACCTGGTCCTGCTCGACATCACGATGCCCGACGGCTCCGGGATCGACGTGCTGCGTGCACTGCGCACCCGCGCCGCAGCCACCGACGTGATCGCGATCACGGGCGTGCGCGATGCCGACACCGTGCGGCAGATGGCGGCGCTCGGCGTCTTCCAGTACCTCGTCAAGCCGTTCCCGTTCGCGGTGTTCCGAGAGCGGATGGAGCAGTACCGCGCGCACCGGGACCAGGCGCGCACGACGGAGGGCGAGGCGACACAGGCCGAGATCGACGCGCTCCTCGGCCGTTCCACCGGCACGATCACCGTCCCCAAGGGGCTCTCGGCGGCCACACTCGACCGGGTCCGTGCGGCGTTACGCACGGACGGGCCGCTCTCGGCGAGCGAGGCGGCGGAGAGGCTGGGCATGTCCCGCGTCTCGGTGCGTCGATACCTGGAGCACCTCGTCGCCGCAGGCGTGGTCACGCGGGGTGCACGCTACGGCGGACGAGGACGCCCCGAGACCGAGTACGACTGGAAGCGGCCGTCCGCACCGTCGATGTGA
- a CDS encoding UDP-glucose dehydrogenase family protein, with product MRMSVIGCGYLGAVHAAAMASIGHDVIGIDVDEHRVATLASGAAPFFEPRLSELLTEGLRSGRLRFSGRMADAEGAEVHFLAVGTPQLPGGHAADLQYVDAALESLLPHLRPGDVVAGKSTVPVGTAAQLSALIADSGATLVWNPEFLREGWAVHDTLTPDRLVVGAEPDAEGRRAVDVLREAYAPAIASGTPFLVTDLATAELVKGAANAFLATKISFINAMAEIAEASGADVSLLADALGHDSRIGRRYLGAGIGFGGGCLPKDIRAFAARAEELGRGEAVGFLREVDAINLRRRDRAVQLVVDALGGLVFGRRIAVLGAAFKPFSDDIRDSPALDVAVRLRGLGADVVVTDPAAIDNAMAAHPQLGYARHRDDALREADAVVIVTEWDEYRRDLSPVHAGGLVRGRIMVDGRNCLDAAAWRAAGWQYHGMGRR from the coding sequence ATGCGCATGTCAGTGATCGGCTGCGGGTACCTCGGTGCCGTGCACGCCGCCGCCATGGCCTCGATCGGACACGACGTCATCGGCATCGACGTCGACGAGCACCGGGTCGCCACGCTGGCATCCGGTGCGGCACCGTTCTTCGAGCCACGACTGTCCGAGCTCCTCACCGAAGGGCTCCGCTCCGGTCGGCTGCGGTTCAGCGGACGGATGGCGGATGCCGAGGGTGCGGAGGTGCACTTCCTCGCCGTCGGGACACCGCAGCTCCCCGGAGGTCACGCCGCAGACCTGCAGTACGTCGACGCCGCGCTCGAGTCGCTGCTCCCCCACCTCCGCCCGGGGGACGTGGTCGCCGGGAAGTCGACCGTGCCGGTCGGCACCGCGGCGCAGCTGTCGGCGCTGATCGCGGACAGCGGCGCGACCCTGGTGTGGAACCCCGAGTTCCTCCGCGAGGGCTGGGCGGTGCACGACACCCTGACCCCGGACCGTCTGGTGGTCGGTGCGGAGCCGGATGCGGAGGGGCGGCGCGCCGTCGACGTGCTCCGTGAGGCGTACGCACCCGCGATCGCCTCGGGCACCCCGTTCCTGGTGACCGACCTCGCCACCGCGGAACTGGTCAAGGGCGCGGCGAACGCGTTCCTCGCCACCAAGATCTCCTTCATCAATGCCATGGCCGAGATCGCCGAGGCCTCCGGTGCCGACGTGTCGCTGCTCGCCGACGCACTCGGCCACGACTCCCGGATCGGCCGACGCTACCTCGGCGCCGGGATCGGCTTCGGCGGCGGCTGCCTCCCGAAGGACATCCGCGCGTTCGCGGCGCGCGCGGAGGAGCTGGGACGCGGCGAGGCCGTCGGCTTCCTCCGCGAGGTCGACGCCATCAACCTCCGCCGCCGCGACCGCGCGGTCCAACTCGTCGTCGACGCACTCGGCGGGCTCGTCTTCGGACGGCGGATCGCGGTCCTGGGCGCGGCGTTCAAGCCGTTCAGCGACGACATCCGAGACTCCCCCGCCCTCGACGTCGCGGTACGACTGCGCGGACTCGGCGCCGACGTGGTCGTGACGGACCCGGCGGCCATCGACAACGCCATGGCCGCGCACCCGCAGCTCGGGTACGCACGGCACCGGGACGACGCGCTCCGGGAGGCGGACGCGGTCGTCATCGTCACCGAGTGGGACGAGTACCGCCGCGACCTCTCCCCCGTGCACGCGGGCGGCCTCGTCCGCGGACGGATCATGGTCGACGGCCGCAACTGCCTCGACGCCGCGGCCTGGCGCGCGGCCGGCTGGCAGTACCACGGCATGGGCCGACGCTGA
- a CDS encoding DUF5302 domain-containing protein, giving the protein MSTEEGATSAEEMKRKFKEALEKKNAHHREGEAHLDGDSAVHSANAPQTRREFRRKSG; this is encoded by the coding sequence ATGAGCACCGAAGAAGGCGCCACCTCCGCTGAGGAGATGAAGCGCAAGTTCAAGGAAGCGCTCGAGAAGAAGAACGCGCACCACCGGGAGGGCGAGGCACACCTCGACGGCGACTCCGCCGTGCACAGTGCGAACGCCCCGCAGACCCGACGCGAGTTCCGACGCAAGAGCGGTTGA
- a CDS encoding sensor histidine kinase — translation MAHTSPARSTASRVFLVLLGAAVLIGALVAVFLVTDAQRAIRSEAERVTASTAAAFAASPVVVDGLRSSDDAATTSILEPYSLAVIDDAGLDFITIMDVDGIRLTHPDTDQIGGHYLGTIPTTPRTLTEEFTGTLGPSVRTIVPVSDSDGELLGWVAAGVTTESIADTLLRRLPLSLGITVGLVALGAGGALIARRVTRRITGDLPPGQLRDAVSSYESIRTLGEALRAQTHEHGNRMHAAVALLELGRSAEAIEILTETSRQSQSLVDQVTARRHGDPAVGALLLGKASQAKERGIDWRVHIEPDTPRTPLSPVDAVSVLGNLVDNAMDAAAESDDRWVAVSLRPDPGGGIMLEVSDSGPGIPEALRSRIFDQGYSTKPTDAQGRGVGLALVRSVVTGAGGSVTLSGEPTTFRVVLPAARARRSRS, via the coding sequence ATGGCGCACACCTCCCCGGCGCGCAGCACCGCCTCACGCGTGTTCCTCGTCCTGCTCGGCGCGGCCGTGCTGATCGGCGCCCTCGTGGCGGTCTTCCTCGTCACCGATGCGCAGCGGGCGATCCGATCGGAGGCCGAGCGGGTGACCGCCTCCACCGCCGCCGCGTTCGCCGCCTCGCCCGTGGTCGTCGACGGGCTGCGCTCCTCGGACGACGCCGCGACGACGAGCATCCTCGAGCCCTATTCGCTGGCCGTCATCGACGACGCGGGACTCGACTTCATCACGATCATGGACGTCGACGGCATCCGCCTCACCCACCCCGACACGGACCAGATCGGCGGGCACTACCTCGGCACCATCCCGACGACCCCGCGCACGCTCACCGAGGAGTTCACCGGAACGCTCGGCCCGTCCGTGCGCACGATCGTGCCGGTCTCCGATTCCGACGGCGAGCTGCTCGGCTGGGTGGCCGCGGGCGTGACGACCGAGTCCATCGCCGACACCCTGCTCCGTCGGCTGCCGCTGTCGCTCGGGATCACCGTCGGCCTGGTCGCGCTCGGCGCCGGCGGAGCGCTGATCGCCCGTCGTGTGACACGGCGGATCACCGGCGATCTGCCACCCGGTCAGCTGCGGGACGCCGTGTCGTCCTACGAGTCGATCCGCACGCTGGGCGAAGCACTGCGGGCGCAGACCCACGAGCACGGGAACCGGATGCACGCCGCCGTGGCGCTGCTCGAACTGGGACGCAGCGCCGAAGCGATCGAGATCCTCACGGAGACCTCGCGGCAGAGCCAGTCGCTCGTGGACCAGGTCACCGCGCGCCGACACGGCGACCCCGCGGTGGGCGCCCTGCTGCTCGGCAAGGCCTCGCAGGCCAAGGAGCGCGGCATCGACTGGCGGGTGCACATCGAGCCCGACACTCCCCGCACGCCCCTGTCCCCCGTCGACGCGGTGTCGGTGCTCGGCAACCTCGTGGACAATGCGATGGACGCGGCCGCCGAGTCCGACGACCGCTGGGTCGCGGTGTCGCTGCGTCCGGACCCGGGCGGCGGGATCATGCTCGAGGTCTCGGACAGCGGCCCCGGCATCCCGGAGGCACTCCGTTCGCGGATCTTCGATCAGGGCTACTCGACGAAGCCGACCGATGCACAGGGGCGCGGCGTCGGATTGGCGCTCGTACGTTCGGTGGTCACCGGCGCGGGCGGATCGGTCACGCTGAGCGGCGAGCCGACGACGTTCCGCGTCGTGCTCCCCGCCGCGAGGGCACGGAGGTCACGGTCATGA
- a CDS encoding cation:dicarboxylate symporter family transporter: MALTTGFSLPKFHWRRGKQSWDRHTWLYVSVLLAVVLGAVVGLVWPEVGQAFEPLGKGFVALIKMMIAPIIFCTIVVGVGSIAKAATVGKIGGLALLYFMVMSTFALAIGLVVGNIIHPGAGLDMASSTYDAVEAEAKTTQEFILGIIPATFFSAFTGESVLQVLFIALLVGFALQGLGERGAPIMEAVKQLQKLVFRILGMILWLAPLGAFGAIAAVVGKTGVAAIWSLGTLMVAFYITCILFIVVILGTLLWAVTRVNIFALIKYLAREYLLIVGTSSSESALPRLIAKMEYVGVSKPVVGITVPTGYSFNLDGTAIYLTMASLFIATGMGQPMSIGEQIGLLVFMIIASKGAAGVTGAGLATLAGGLQAYRPDLVDGVGVIVGIDRFMSEGRALTNFTGNAVATLLIGTWTKQIDRDRVRRVLGGELPFDESLLDGVDAHGSADAPQASDVQELREAAVAEMAAKEARARARAERG, translated from the coding sequence ATGGCGCTCACAACAGGATTCTCACTGCCGAAGTTCCACTGGCGGCGCGGGAAGCAGTCATGGGACCGACACACCTGGCTCTACGTGTCCGTGCTTCTCGCGGTCGTGCTCGGCGCGGTCGTCGGCCTGGTCTGGCCGGAGGTCGGGCAGGCGTTCGAACCACTGGGCAAGGGCTTCGTGGCGCTGATCAAGATGATGATCGCGCCGATCATCTTCTGCACGATCGTGGTCGGGGTCGGCTCGATCGCCAAGGCGGCGACCGTCGGCAAGATCGGCGGACTGGCGCTGCTGTACTTCATGGTGATGTCGACGTTCGCCCTCGCGATCGGACTGGTCGTCGGCAACATCATCCACCCCGGGGCCGGACTCGACATGGCCTCGTCGACCTATGACGCCGTCGAGGCGGAGGCCAAGACGACGCAGGAGTTCATCCTGGGCATCATCCCGGCGACGTTCTTCTCGGCGTTCACGGGGGAGAGCGTGCTGCAGGTGCTGTTCATCGCGCTCCTCGTCGGGTTCGCGCTGCAGGGTCTCGGCGAGCGCGGCGCCCCGATCATGGAGGCGGTCAAGCAGCTCCAGAAGCTGGTCTTCCGCATCCTCGGCATGATCCTGTGGCTCGCGCCCCTCGGAGCCTTCGGCGCGATCGCCGCGGTCGTGGGCAAGACGGGCGTCGCCGCGATCTGGAGTCTGGGCACCCTGATGGTCGCGTTCTACATCACGTGCATCCTGTTCATCGTCGTGATCCTGGGCACGCTGCTGTGGGCCGTGACGCGGGTGAACATCTTCGCGCTCATCAAGTACCTCGCCCGGGAGTACCTGCTGATCGTCGGCACCTCCTCCTCGGAGTCGGCCCTCCCGCGCCTGATCGCGAAGATGGAGTACGTCGGCGTCTCCAAGCCCGTCGTGGGCATCACCGTGCCGACCGGCTACTCGTTCAACCTCGACGGGACGGCGATCTACCTGACGATGGCGTCGCTGTTCATCGCGACCGGGATGGGGCAGCCCATGTCGATCGGCGAGCAGATCGGTCTGCTGGTGTTCATGATCATCGCGAGCAAGGGAGCAGCAGGCGTCACCGGCGCCGGACTCGCCACGCTCGCCGGAGGTCTGCAGGCCTACCGCCCCGACCTGGTCGACGGCGTCGGGGTCATCGTCGGGATCGACCGGTTCATGTCGGAGGGGCGCGCCCTGACCAACTTCACCGGCAACGCGGTCGCGACCCTGCTGATCGGCACCTGGACGAAGCAGATCGACAGGGACCGGGTGCGTCGTGTCCTCGGCGGGGAGCTGCCGTTCGACGAGTCGCTGCTGGACGGCGTCGATGCGCACGGGAGCGCTGATGCCCCGCAGGCTTCCGACGTGCAGGAGCTGCGGGAGGCCGCCGTCGCGGAGATGGCGGCGAAGGAGGCGCGGGCCAGGGCTCGCGCCGAGCGCGGCTGA
- a CDS encoding GDSL-type esterase/lipase family protein: MRVAIVTESFLPHMNGVTGSVLQILRHLEQRGHDAHVVAPAAVGIPAEVDGAPIQAIPSLPLPGYRNVRVGTSTAHRVAASLRGFRPDVVHLASPFALGWRGVLAAQRLDVASVAAYQTDVAAYTERYRIAATTGMAQTHIARLHRRATLTLAPSAESAQQLAALGVDRVRRWGRGVDAERFQPTRRDALLRAQWDTDVVIGYVGRLAPEKQVEDLAALRGIPGTRLVIVGDGPSRARLETLLPDALFLGHLGGDALAAAMASFDLFVHPGESETFGQTLQEAHASGVPVIATGKGGPLDLVRMGIDGWLYRPGDLDDLRMRVADLAGDARKRRAFGKAGREAVQGRSWASVCDQLLDHFEEARTLHRADAGARARRVVRPEPPAPVAARRWRRFVALGDSLTEGLCDPAPDGALRGWADRLALLLAAQGGLHYANLAIRSKRVRDVSGTQLERALELRPDLVSILIGANDLVKHRVDVSALAAEVEDTVRRLRGIGADVLLVTPFLPGRRAAAIYTRRFAAFATALAGIATRTGAILIDTDLHPTLGERPNWGEDLVHLSSRGHRFLAYRAGEMLGVPDADALGALDAALHEHEAIGAGVWWRRHALPWVWRRLHGRAAGDGRSAKHDDYVYLGRATAGRGVSVG; the protein is encoded by the coding sequence GTGAGAGTAGCGATCGTCACGGAATCCTTCCTTCCGCACATGAACGGCGTCACCGGCTCCGTGCTGCAGATCCTGCGGCACCTCGAGCAGCGGGGACACGACGCCCACGTCGTCGCCCCGGCAGCCGTCGGCATCCCCGCCGAGGTCGACGGGGCACCGATCCAGGCGATCCCGAGCCTGCCGCTGCCCGGCTATCGGAACGTCCGGGTGGGCACGTCGACCGCGCATCGGGTCGCGGCCTCCCTGCGCGGCTTCCGCCCCGATGTCGTGCACCTCGCCTCGCCGTTCGCCCTCGGCTGGCGAGGGGTTCTCGCGGCCCAGCGTCTCGACGTGGCCAGCGTCGCCGCCTATCAGACCGATGTCGCGGCCTACACCGAGCGCTACCGGATCGCCGCCACCACGGGCATGGCCCAGACGCACATCGCGCGGCTGCACCGACGGGCGACGCTCACCCTCGCGCCCTCCGCCGAGTCGGCCCAGCAGCTCGCGGCACTCGGCGTGGACCGGGTGCGTCGTTGGGGACGGGGCGTCGACGCGGAGCGCTTCCAGCCCACGCGCCGGGATGCGCTCCTCCGCGCCCAGTGGGACACGGACGTGGTGATCGGCTATGTCGGCCGTCTCGCTCCCGAGAAGCAGGTCGAGGACCTCGCCGCACTGCGGGGCATCCCGGGCACCCGCCTCGTGATCGTCGGAGACGGCCCCAGCAGAGCGCGGCTGGAGACGCTGTTGCCGGACGCCCTGTTCCTCGGACACCTCGGAGGTGACGCGCTCGCCGCAGCCATGGCCTCCTTCGACCTGTTCGTGCACCCCGGGGAGAGCGAGACGTTCGGGCAGACGCTGCAGGAGGCGCACGCCAGCGGTGTCCCGGTGATCGCGACCGGGAAGGGCGGCCCGCTCGACCTCGTGCGCATGGGCATCGACGGGTGGCTCTACCGGCCCGGTGACCTGGACGACCTGCGGATGCGCGTCGCCGACCTCGCCGGAGACGCCCGCAAGCGCCGCGCCTTCGGGAAGGCCGGCCGCGAGGCCGTGCAGGGACGCAGCTGGGCCAGCGTGTGCGATCAGCTGCTCGACCACTTCGAGGAGGCGCGGACCCTGCATCGTGCGGATGCCGGTGCCCGCGCTCGCCGCGTCGTCCGACCGGAGCCGCCCGCCCCGGTCGCCGCCCGTCGCTGGCGTCGCTTCGTCGCGCTGGGCGACTCCCTCACGGAAGGGCTCTGCGACCCCGCACCCGACGGCGCCCTGCGCGGATGGGCGGATCGCCTCGCCCTCCTGCTCGCCGCGCAGGGAGGGCTGCACTACGCGAACCTCGCGATCCGATCGAAGCGGGTCCGTGACGTCTCGGGCACCCAGCTCGAGCGCGCCCTCGAGCTGCGTCCGGACCTGGTCTCGATCCTGATCGGCGCCAACGATCTCGTGAAGCACCGGGTCGACGTGTCCGCGCTCGCCGCGGAGGTCGAAGACACGGTGCGGCGCCTGCGGGGGATCGGCGCCGATGTGCTCCTGGTCACCCCGTTCCTCCCCGGGCGCCGTGCCGCGGCGATCTACACGCGGCGGTTCGCCGCCTTCGCGACCGCGCTGGCGGGGATCGCGACGCGCACGGGGGCGATCCTCATCGACACCGACCTGCATCCGACGCTGGGTGAGCGGCCGAACTGGGGGGAGGACCTCGTGCACCTCAGCAGCAGAGGGCATCGTTTCCTCGCCTATCGGGCGGGCGAGATGCTCGGGGTGCCGGACGCGGACGCTCTCGGAGCCCTCGACGCCGCACTGCACGAGCACGAGGCCATCGGCGCCGGCGTGTGGTGGCGGCGGCACGCGCTGCCGTGGGTCTGGCGTCGTCTGCACGGTCGGGCCGCGGGCGACGGGCGGTCGGCGAAGCACGACGACTACGTGTACCTCGGCCGGGCGACCGCCGGGCGCGGGGTCTCCGTCGGCTGA